A genomic window from Carcharodon carcharias isolate sCarCar2 chromosome X, sCarCar2.pri, whole genome shotgun sequence includes:
- the pa2g4a gene encoding proliferation-associated protein 2G4a: MSDDESQEQTIAEDLVVTKYKMGGDIANRVLKMVVDAAKVGVSVVALCEKGDEMIMEETGKIFKKEKEMKKGIAFPTCISVNNCVCHYSPLKSDPDYILKEEDLVKVDLGVHVDGFIANVAHTFIIGVDKDTPVSGRKADVIKAAHYCAEAALRLVKPGNQNTQVTEAWNKIAQSFNCTPIEGMLSHQLKQHVIDGEKTIIQNPTDQQKKDHEKTAFEVHEVYAVDVLISTGEGKAKDAGQRTTVYKRDPTQQYGLKMKTSRAFFSEVERRFDAMPFTLRAFEDEKKAKMGVMECAKHELLQPFNVLYEKEGEYVAQFKFTVLLMPNGPMRITSGTFENELYKSELDVKDPDLKALLQSSVSRRNQKRRKKKKVASQSALSATTGSTNEENEAGD; encoded by the exons ATGTCGGACGATGAGAGTCAGGAACAGACCATCGCCGAGGACCTGGTGGTCACCAAATACAAGATGGGCGGAGACATCGCCAACC GTGTTCTGAAGATGGTGGTGGATGCAGCAAAGGTGGGAGTGTCTGTTGTAGCCCTGTGTGAGAAAGGCGATGAAATGATCATGGAAGAAACGGGAAAAATTTTCAAGAAGGAGAAAGAAATGAAAAAAG GAATTGCCTTTCCCACCTGTATATCAGTGAACAACTGTGTTTGCCACTACTCTCCTCTCAAGAGTGACCCTGACTACATCTTGAAAGAGGAAGATCTTGTTAAAGT TGACTTGGGCGTTCATGTAGATGGATTCATTGCTAACGTGGCACACACTTTTATTATTGGTGTTGATAAG GACACTCCAGTGTCTGGTCGCAAAGCCGACGTCATTAAAGCTGCACACTACTGCGCAGAAGCGGCTCTGCGGCTCGTAAAGCCAGGCAATCAG AACACTCAAGTGACAGAAGCTTGGAACAAGATTGCTCAGTCCTTTAATTGCACTCCAATAGAAG GCATGCTATCACATCAGCTTAAGCAGCATGTTATTGATGGGGAGAAAACGATCATTCAGAACCCCACGGATCAACAAAA GAAAGACCATGAAAAAACTGCGTTTGAAGTTCATGAAGTTTATGCTGTTGATGTGTTAATAAGTACTGGAGAAGGCAAG GCAAAGGATGCAGGTCAGAGAACAACTGTGTACAAGAGAGACCCAACGCAGCAATATGGTTTAAAAATGAAAACATCTCGTGCCTTTTTTAGTGAGGTTGAAAGGCGGTTTGATGCTATGCCCTTCACTCTGAG GGCATTTGAAGATGAGAAAAAAGCCAAGATGGGAGTTATGGAATGTGCCAAGCATGAACTGCTTCAGCCATTCAATGTGTTGTATGAGAAGGAAG GAGAGTATGTAGCTCAGTTTAAGTTCACTGTGCTACTCATGCCAAATGGTCCAATGAGAATCACCAGTGGGACATTTGAAAATGAGCTCTACAAGTCTGAATTGGATGTGAAGGACCCTGACCTAAAG GCCCTACTTCAAAGTTCGGTTAGCCGAAGGAACCAAAAGAGAAGGAAGAAGAAGAAGGTG GCTTCCCAATCTGCACTCAGTGCCACCACTGGCAGCACCAATGAGGAGAATGAAGCTGGAGATTGA